One Panicum virgatum strain AP13 chromosome 3N, P.virgatum_v5, whole genome shotgun sequence DNA segment encodes these proteins:
- the LOC120667898 gene encoding U-box domain-containing protein 51-like — translation MGRSYQQDGLVAVCIDRDKNSPKALRWAIDSLVHKGQTIILVHVNTKGTSGGVEDGAGFKQPTTDRHVKDLFLPFCCLCARKDIRCTSVVVDGRDVAKAIIEFSANAAMDKLVVGATSGLIWYKASAGVAATVSKGARDFCDVYIIDDKGKVSSTRNAIRAAPQVSPLRSQIKELSGVAQGCKTQELCSFEELQDPRAMLCDRIQRLAAQMQQSEHTCQQLLDQVEEVARKHKEELQKIWDLKSKADKENAQLRQALSQAQVQMSQAL, via the coding sequence ATGGGGAGATCGTACCAGCAGGACGGGCTGGTGGCCGTGTGCATCGACAGGGACAAGAACAGCCCCAAGGCGCTCAGGTGGGCCATCGACTCGCTCGTCCACAAGGGCCAGACCATCATCCTCGTCCATGTCAACACCAAGGGCACCTCCGGTGGGGTGGAGGACGGCGCCGGGTTCAAGCAGCCGACGACGGACCGGCACGTCAAGGACCTCTTCCTCCCCTTCTGCTGCCTCTGCGCGCGCAAAGACATCCGCTGCACGAGCGTGGTGGTGGACGGGCGCGACGTGGCCAAGGCCATCATCGAGTTCTCGGCGAACGCGGCCATGGACAAGCTGGTCGTCGGCGCCACCAGCGGGTTGATCTGGTACAAGGCGTCGGCAGGCGTCGCGGCGACCGTCTCCAAGGGCGCGCGGGACTTCTGCGACGTGTACATCATCGACGACAAGGGCAAGGTCTCGTCGACGCGGAACGCcatccgcgccgcgccgcaggtGTCGCCGCTCCGGTCGCAGATCAAAGAGCTCTCGGGCGTTGCGCAAGGCTGCAAGACCCAAGAGCTCTGTTCTTTTGAGGAGCTGCAAGACCCAAGAGCTATGCTCTGTGACCGCATCCAACGCCTGGCTGCACAAATGCAGCAATCGGAGCACACATGCCAACAGCTGCTGGATCAGGTCGAAGAGGTAGCAAGGAAGCATAAAGAGGAGCTGCAAAAGATCTGGGACCTCAAGAGCAAGGCTGACAAGGAGAACGCACAACTTCGCCAAGCTTTATCTCAAGCCCAGGTGCAAATGTCACAGGCATTGTAG